Below is a window of Nasonia vitripennis strain AsymCx chromosome 2 unlocalized genomic scaffold, Nvit_psr_1.1 chr2_random0003, whole genome shotgun sequence DNA.
GTTTATATATTTGAGCAGATCGTAGTCGGTAAGTGCACGTTTAGGCAATCTTATTtcatcaaagtttttttttcttcctttacactttttgttcttcttcttcagaaAGATGCCGAAACCTTTACGATGAGGTTTTAGAAACAGTCCTTTACCGAGTGCCAACATTTCAATTTGTTCATTATGTCGTTTTTGCTCTTCCATTTGTTTCTTAGCAGCACatgctttatttattgctttagCGATTGCCGCAGCTCCTCCTGCAAATGAGCCTACTGTACTGAGACCAGCAAAAAGTGGGATAAGTGCTGAAAGAAAGCCACCTACTTTGCTGGGAACAGGCAATATGCGTGAAACATTAACTTTACTTTTTCCACTAACATTTTTCACATGCTCTCGACCCATCTTTAGTGTTGACTTTATCATAGAGCGAGAATCGTTGCCAGGAATGATAGGTTTTTCCATTGACTTGATCAAATTTTTCAgtgtaatcttttttttttgaaatcgttTTCTTAAGTTTATTAGATCTACGCCTGCCACCTCCTCTTATTCCTCCTCTTCCAACACCCAAACCAAGCTTTGATTTTAACTTCATGGTATTTGCTATAGCGAAAGCTGTCGCTTTTTCTTTCAAACCAGCGTCTCTAGATTTCACTCTCTGCCACGCCTTCTCTGCTAAAATCTGATCAGCTGCGTTTCTATCTTGAATGTTATCAGGATTTTTTGAGTAGGCAATATCGTGTTGCTTACAAGCAGCGTCTAGAGGATTTATTCCTGAATCACCACGAGCTAAACGTTTAGCAAGTTTAGTACCTGGACCACAGTACTGATAACCAGGCACATGAAGTTCAATGGgtaatttgttaatcaatgtatTCACTAAACCTGTACCTTTTTTCTGATGCATGATGCTAGCTTTTAACAAGCTCATGCGAGACTGACTGAGGGTACTATAAATGctcatatttataatatatcgaGTCAGTCGTgatatgaaattttaagaagCATGATGGATCTTAAAAAGCAGGCTGCAAAGTTGCTGCCAGTGGTTAATTTTGATCTTTTgacccagcagcagcaaaaaaaaaaaacaacacaaTCGTCATCGAAAATTGCTACCTAAGAGTATAAGAGCAGTATTTTGTGGTCCGTCTAATTGTGGTAAAACGAACGCACTCTTATCTCTAATCATTCATCCTAATGCTTTgagatttgaaaatatttacgtataCTCGAAATCTTTGAATCagcctaaatatttaaaacaactTGTTGAGCCTCTAGAAGGTATTAAATACTTATCGTTCGGTGAACACGATCTCGTCGTATCACCTGATGAAGCTCAACCCAACTCAATTTCTATCTTTGATGATATTGCCtgtgagaagcaggataatTTTCTCGTTATAGACAAAGACCGTGATATCAATGATGGTCGCTACAGAAAAGGCTTTGATcagtttataataaatatacagaATACTGAATAAATTTAGCATTTGATTGTGAGACTCTAAACTATCAAGATGTCTGATTTTGATCAACAAACTGTAGTTCTACGTGAAGTTGAGAAAGCTCGTAGAGCTTTGAAAAGAAAGTACGATTTGGTAAAGTCACAAAAATTGGAGGTGGACAAAAATTTTGAGGACTCGTTCATACCGCTTGTGAAACCACTGGAAAAGCTAATCTATGTAAGTGAGCAtattaaacaagaaaaaagtttatcaCCAGTAGtagttaaaaaagaaaaacgaaagatgagaaaattaaaattagagcgtattgaaaataataaaaaagactatgatgatgatgacgatgatcaTGGAGAATCAGCTTTTGAGTCAGCTGTGGGCGATTCAGATATTTCAGATCACGAAGAAACTGTTATTCAAAATAACGCTGCAATCGTTTCAGATGTTTCGGATGATGAAAAAACGATATGAGCGCTAATGTCGATGAAAACATTCGATTGTTGCTTAAGGGACAAACACGAGCCTTAGATACAGTATATGGAATGCGAAAAATGCAGGATAATAAACTAATGATTGGAAATGCTCCTATAAGTTTTGACAAAGATAAAATTATCGTTGGCAATAAAGTGTATGAGAAAGATCTCGGTCTTGTGGAATTGTTGTTTAAGAAATATCCTGATGACACTTTAATCACTGACAATGATAAGAAGAATTATGCTAAGATTTTAAAAGACACAAATGCACacaaaaaatactataaatcGAAGGAAGATATTCGTGAAAATGCAAGTAAGAAATATACTGATTTTGTGAGTAAAATTCTCAAGGTTGGTAAAAGTGGTAAGGGGCTTATGTCATATAAGATCGCTCATAAAAATATCCATACTGAATACCGTTATTGGGATGATCCAAATGAACTTGTAGATCGTTTAAGATTACTTATAGCTGAAACATCTGCTGACAATAATAACCATGTCAATGAAATACAATCAATTATTGAGGAGTTTCGTGAAGCTGCAATTATTTTGTAACAACTCAGTATCGAAATGAGTATTGATGTGTTTGGACGTCAACTAGTCCTTGCAGGCACATGTCGATGACCGCCTGGACTAGGATTCAAGCTGACTAGTAATggaaattttgatttagagAATCGAAAACTGTGTTATTTTGGTGATGCTGTGGATCAAGATGATGCTGTAAATTTAAAGTCtgtaaaaaagttgattaaaCAAAGAGctgataaatttgaaaaagatctACAGGAAGTGGAGAGTctagtaaataataaaattataaatactgAGACAGAATTTTctagaataaataaaacgcTTAGAGATTTGCAAGAGAAATTACAAATCTTGGATTCTGGAATAAATAAACCTGTAAATCACAATGAAAGCAGGACTAGTGGAGGAACTTCATAAACCTGCTCGACGTTATTATCCACGTCTTTCTTTTCTCAGCAAAAATATCGATGAAACTTGGCAAGTAGATCTTGTTGAAATGATTCCATATGCCAAGCAAAATAGAGGTTTAAGCACCTGCTCACAGTTATTGATGTATTCTCAAAGTATGCTTGGACTGTGCCAGTGAAACAAAAAACTGGAAAATGTGTAACTCAAGCTATGAACTCAATactattgcaaaaaaaagtgCCCAAGAATTTGCTAACGGATCgtggaaaagaattttacaataaagatTTTGACAAACTAatgaaaagttataaaattcATCTATACTCTACCTACAGTAATCTTAAGGCATCAATTTGTGAACGTTTTAATCGCACTCTAAAAAGCATGATGTGGAAGTTATTTAGTCTGCGTGGTAGCTACAAATGGTTGGATATCTTACAAGATTTAACATTGCAGTATAATAATAGTCGACATCGGACAATAGGAATGAAGCCTGCAGAAGTAGACAAAAGCAAAGTTAATCGTATTCTTAATGGAATTAATAGGAAAAAGTTAAACAGcctaaatttgtttaaacgagctaaatttaaaattagagATAAAGTACGTGTAAGCCGAATCAAGGAGGTTTTCGATAAGGGCTATACACCCAATTGGTCAACTGAAATCTTTACAATAACGCGAGTTTCACCTACGAAGCCCTATACTTATCATCTAAAAGATTATCAAGACAAACCAATAGCTGGAGGATTCTACGAGGAAGAACTTCTGAAGACTGAATATCCAGATGTCTATTTGATTGAgaaagttttaagaaaaagtgGTGATAGAGTTTATGTAAAATGGTTAGGTTTTGACGATACTCAAAACAgttggattaataaaaatgatatgtaaaaaaagaaaacattaataaattataattgatgtaaaatttattgttcatttatttacatttccttcaatttttttacaagtactggcaatataatttcatttatttgtaaaattcttcTCCTAAAACGTTCTCGATCGCGTGCAACCTGCTCCCACTTGCCACATCGAGCTTCATGATGCGCAAATTTCCATTTATACATCAAGTGTATGGTTGGTTCTTCCTTAAATCGTACACGCTACTCTTTGCTGGAATCAGACGTTtctaaattgaattttacgtGAAATATGTGCGTATGTGTATAATTCGAACTTACccattttgtaatattttatagtGCCCACAGGCAAGCGTATCAGTAGTATTATCTTGAAGAAATCTTATCATCGTAAGGACTGAGAGCAATCTTCCTCTGTCTAATGGTCTCCACCTTGTGAAGTTTGGACCTTATAGCGTACTGCTCTCGACTCTGAATGCGTGAATTTCGTAGACAGTCCAAATAGTCATTAAATTCAATGGTTTTCTTTACAACTGAAGCTTTGATACccttgatttttttcatattatcTTGATTATTAACACGTGTActgtacattttgcttctcAATCCAACAAATTCTGTAAGAATCTGACCATTACAATCGACTTTCATAAGTCCTACGACCTTTTTATTAACACATGGAATATTAAATACATTGTCTGCCGAATAATCTGATGTATCgaatttatgaatattcttCTTCATATCTTCATTAAAATCATCCCATTTAACAGCATATATAAAACTATCAGTATCTGTATACAATAAATTACAATCATCTTTGTACATTTGccgtatataattataatgaaaatcataCATCAGTGTCTTGGAGAGATCTAAAACTACAAGCCCAACATAGATTGGCTTATTCATAAGTATATCAGTCTTATTTAACTGTATTGCAACTAGATTCTCATTAAATATGGAACTACTGTGGAAGTTTGGCTTCGAAATTTGAGCTTCGACACCATATCTTCCATCGTATTTACTCATTAGTTTGACTGTAACTcgttttctaatattttccaTGGTCTTGCCAAATACAGCATTATTCATTagtttgaaaaagtttttttcaaaatcattttTTGCTACAGCCCTCATACTAGTGTTGAAATCAATATATGATTTGAGCCAGGGAGACTGCttaaattttagaattttatgtattttaacgAGTCGAAGACCGTTTGAAAGAGCTTGTTGCAGAGCAATATAATGAATAATGTAATTTCTTTTAGGTTGAAGGTAGCTAAAAGTTTTTCCTGCTTAGATCCCGAAGGTTTTGCATGTTCTGGACAGAATGGTAAATCATTATGATCATCGTGTATTTCAGGAGGATAATATAAATCTGCTTCTAAAATATAAGCATGAGAAGCGTCTGATGCGATGGAAAACAATTCAAAACTTTCACAATTTTCAAGCCACTGAAATTCATCATACGGAAGACACTGTGAAAGCCCAAATCcgtataaattatttgcatcTAAATAAATCAAGTATTCATTTGCTTTATCTTTATCATACTTTTCAAGCATGTACTTATGATGAGCTGCTGCATACCGATTAGAGCACTGACTCAAACCACCTCGAATTCCTCGTTCTATAAAAAGTACTATGTCAATGTCTGTTAGAAGTTTTAATTGTACACCTGTATGTTTGAGCATAGCGTCCCAGGAAAAGCCTGGAGTAGTGTAATAATGAGCAGGGTCTAGATTATAAACATTCATGCTCTGATctcgaaaatttttgaaaacgtCTGCTAACAGCAAAACATCAGTCTTCATATAAAGATCTGAGTACTCGCCAagtgtttgtatattaaatgTACTCGATACATTTTGTGTATGCTCATACTCTCGATCAGATATCGATGAGTCATTGAGAATGCTGAAAAAATCCTCTTTTTCAGGCAACTTACACTCTTCTAGTTTTTCCTATGAGCTTATATACTCATAGGGTAAAACATCTTTTCTTGTTAGCAAGTTTATTTGTGTCGTACTCAGATCACTAAATTCTTTATTAACAATTGAATAGTCTTGAAGACATGATGCTAATTTTTCAAGTGATGTAGGCATAATTCTAAATGAATCTAAAAATCTTATCTTAATTTTGCTGTTTTCTACATGCTtcgtaaatgaaatatatttttcttttgtcagaGGTAGTAAATCAATCTGTCCTGGAAAATGGTTTGATACATCAGTAATAATAAAGTGTGCATCATAACCACTTAAATTATGAAACACAACTGGAACTATTTTTGAATCTTGATAGTTTAGATTGTAGGTAGCATGTGCATGTCCTCGATATTTTCCAGTGAGATGACAGTGATCACGCACCTTTCCATCAtcattcaacaattttttacaaatatgacACGTTTTTGAATCATAATAACCTATTAATTCTGTCTGAGATAGAACTGGCATAGGTAAAGGGTTCGCATATAAATcacttatttgtttttctatgTTTCTTAACTGTTCAGCAAACCATTTTGACGCTTCAGGTCCTCTATAAAAGGCATATTTTGATAGTGAATCGTTGTAACTACATTTCAGATAGTAACCTAtactataaattttatgaCTTTGTATTGGTTGcgtatttgttttttcatctTGACTTATTGGCTTTAACAAACATTCACAGTCTGCATAGATTATGAAAGGTAACTTTTCATTGTAGcgatgatttttaaacattatcaAACTATTTTCTTCATTAGGCTGACTAATTctacatttatttaatattttgcaATGCTCTTCATGCTTTATTAAGTCATCttctttatacaaaaaatttaaacatctATCGCAAACATagagtttcttttttctatttgtcAAATTATTACTGATTAAACGTGACATACTTTTAATGTATACATAATGTGATTGAGATAAAAACTCATCACTTTCATCAACATCACCACCATCTAAATTATCATTTGTGAGTAAAAGAAGATTGATATGATTACTCTTTTTACATGATGTTAAATAGAGAGGTGTAATATCTTTGTTATCTAAACCAAATACATTTATTGATATTGCATTATTTTGCTTTTCAAATCTTGGTATACTTTTCAATGATACTGACAACTCAATACCtttcatatttaaaatgttttcataCTGAATATAACTATTCAATCTATTAGAATGATTTCCATGTTTTACTGgatataatgcaaataaaattGCCCATATAAAGCATTTgttatcataatttttaacatttatgcATGCTTTCCTTTTCTCTATGAATGCTGGTAATGGTATATAAGAGCTACCGGCACGCAttggattaaatttatttatatttatctgtATGTTTTCAATAGAATGTAGACTCCAACCAGAATCACgttcttgaaattcttcaaTATCTGTGAGTAGAGGTTCAATAACATTAGACTTGAACCAATTGTTTAACAATGTTGTAGATaaaatttcatgatttttcgtgttgaaatatttagtCTCAATGtactctccttctttttcttcgacattttcattattctcTACACatgtttttgtaaatttacatGATAAAACAGtgttaattttaaaagctttatCATTTTAGTGCAtcatactttttattcttcgtgaaaataatattgcagAGTCTCGTAggaaattaattatatcaatGTGTGTCAAATTTGCTATAACAGCAGTCTTCATGCGGTTTTCAAAGGCGTTATCCATATCAATCCAACGCACGCGATCAGTGAcagtattttgtttatttacttGTACTCCAGCACCGCTTTTTCTAGTCATAATTTCAAGTCTTGCTCTCATACATTCTATTTTTCCGATTGTACATATAATGCTTTGTCGTTCTTGAACGGTAAgctttttattactattgcTTTCTATTACTTTCTATTACTTTTCTATACTATTACTTTCTATTACTCAAAACTTTACGAAATGTCTTTAATGTTAAAAGAAATTGATGGTTCCATCGTGTTACAGTGGATAAATCAACTGTACTTGTagcagaaaataataatctttcGACCTCTTCCAAGAGCTTAACTTGCTGTAGGCATTCATTTATAATATCCTCCATTTTCACAGTTGATatctattaataaaataaataaaatattgtttaatttatatattttaatgcgGATATTTGTGATTGATATTGTGAAGTAAATAAGATAAAAGTAGATAAAAAAGATCTATTCTTAACCAGCAGATACGACTAAACGAGTGTTGGATGGTAAAACAGAGGTCTAATGCCCAATGTGGGAGTAGTGTGCGTGTGCCTACTACTTGACCACTGTCAGATGTGTGAGCAAAGCGCGGGAGAAAAAGCTagtgcgcacgtgtgtgtatgcagtagagagagagagagagagagagagagagagagagagagagagagagagagagagagagagagacagagagagaaagagagagagagctgctgtGTCACTAGCGTAAGAGAGAACCGATGCGGATGCGATTGCATGAATGTGACTAACGTAAAAGAAATTCGAATGATCTTTTTGTAAGAGTGGTCGTTAATAATGgtatgtgtacgtgtgt
It encodes the following:
- the LOC116416268 gene encoding uncharacterized protein LOC116416268 → MRAVAKNDFEKNFFKLMNNAVFGKTMENIRKRVTVKLMSKYDGRYGVEAQISKPNFHSSSIFNENLVAIQLNKTDILMNKPIYVGLVVLDLSKTLMYDFHYNYIRQMYKDDCNLLYTDTDSFIYAVKWDDFNEDMKKNIHKFDTSDYSADNVFNIPCVNKKVVGLMKVDCNGQILTEFVGLRSKMYSTRVNNQDNMKKIKGIKASVVKKTIEFNDYLDCLRNSRIQSREQYAIRSKLHKVETIRQRKIALSPYDDKISSR